In one window of Macaca thibetana thibetana isolate TM-01 chromosome 5, ASM2454274v1, whole genome shotgun sequence DNA:
- the FGA gene encoding fibrinogen alpha chain isoform X2 → MFSMRIVCLVLSVVGTGWTADTGEGDFLAEGGGVRGPRVVERHQSACKDSDWPFCSDEDWNYKCPSGCRMKGLIDEVNQDFTSRINKLKNSLFDYQKNNKDSNSLTTNIMEILRGDIVSSNNRDNTYNRVSEDLRSRIEVLKRKVIEKVQHIQLLQQNVRAQLVDMKRLEVDVDIKIRSCRGSCSRALAREVDLKDYEDQQKQLEQVIAKDLLPSRDRQHLPLIKMNPVPDLFPPNFKSQLQKVPPEWKALTDMQQMRMELERPGGNEVTQVGSTSYRTGSETESPRNPSSAGSWNPGSSGPGSTGHQSPGSSGPGSTGTWKPGSSGPGSTGTWNPGSSGSGSTGTWNPGSSGTGSTGTWNPGSSGPGSTGNQNTGSPRPGSTGTWNPGSSGHGSAGHWSSESSVSSSTGHWHSGSGSFRPDSSGSGNTRPTNPDWGTFEEVPGNVSPGTNREHRTEKLVTSKGDKELVVGKEKVTSGSTTTTRRSCSKTVTKTVIGPDGHKEVTKEVVTSEDGSDCPEAIDLGIGTLDEFRHRHPDAAAFFDTASTGKTFPGFFPSTFREFASEAESMGSESGTFTNTKETSSHHSGVAEFPSSGKTSSHSKQFISSTAYNREGSTFESKSYKMADEAGSEADHEGTHSTKRGHAKSRSSRGIHTSPLGKPFLSP, encoded by the exons ACTGCAGATACTGGTGAAGGTGACTTTCTAGCTGAAGGAGGAGGCGTGCGTGGCCCAAGGGTTGTGGAAAGGCATCAATCTGCCTGCAAAGATTCAGACTGGCCCTTCTGCTCTGATGAAGACTGG AACTACAAATGCCCTTCTGGCTGCAGGATGAAAGGGTTGATTGATGAAGTCAATCAAGATTTTACAAGCAGAATAAATAAGCTCAAAAACTCGCTATTTGACTATCAGAAGAACAATAAGGATTCTAACTCATTGACCACTAATATAATGGAAATTTTGAGAGGCGATATTGTCTCATCCAATA acCGTGATAATACCTATAACCGAGTGTCTGAAGATCTGAGAAGCAGAATTGAAGTCCTGAAGCGCAAAGTCATAGAAAAAGTACAGCATATCCAACTTCTGCAGCAAAATGTTAGGGCCCAGTTGGTTGATATGAAAAGACTGGAG GTGGACGTTGACATTAAGATCCGATCTTGTCGAGGGTCATGCAGTAGGGCTTTAGCTCGTGAAGTAGATCTGAAGGACTATGAAGATCAGCAGAAGCAACTTGAACAGGTCATTGCCAAAGACTTACTTCCCTCTAGAGATAGGCAACACTTACCACTGATAAAAATGAACCCAGTTCCGGACTTGTTTCCCCCAAATTTCAAGAGCCAGCTTCAGAAGGTACCCCCAGAGTGGAAGGCATTAACAGACATGCAGCAGATGAGAATGGAGTTAGAGAGACCTGGTGGAAATGAGGTTACCCAAGTAGGCTCCACCTCTTATAGAACAGGATCAGAGACAGAAAGCCCCAGGAACCCTAGCAGTGCTGGAAGCTGGAACCCTGGGAGCTCTGGACCTGGAAGTACTGGACACCAAAGCCCTGGGAGCTCTGGACCAGGAAGTACTGGAACCTGGAAACCTGGGAGCTCTGGACCTGGAAGTACTGGAACCTGGAACCCTGGGAGCTCTGGATCTGGAAGTACTGGAACCTGGAACCCTGGGAGCTCTGGAACTGGAAGTACTGGAAC CTGGAACCCTGGGAGCTCTGGACCTGGAAGTACTGGAAACCAAAACACTGGGAGCCCTAGACCTGGTAGTACCGGAACCTGGAATCCTGGCAGCTCTGGACATGGAAGTGCTGGGCACTGGAGTTCTGAGAGTTCTGTATCTAGTAGTACTGGACATTGGCACTCTGGATCTGGAAGTTTTAGGCCAGATAGCTCAGGCTCTGGGAACACCAGGCCTACCAACCCAGACTGGGGCACGTTTGAAGAGGTGCCAGGAAATGTAAGTCCAGGGACAAACAGAGAGCACCGCACAGAAAAACTGGTCACTTCTAAAGGAGACAAAGAGCTCGTGGTTGGCAAAGAGAAGGTCACCTCTGGTAGCACAACCACCACACGTCGTTCATGCTCTAAAACCGTTACTAAGACTGTTATTGGTCCTGATGGTCACAAAGAAGTTACCAAAGAAGTAGTGACCTCCGAAGATGGTTCTGACTGTCCCGAGGCGATAGATTTAGGCATAGGTACTCTGGATGAGTTCCGCCATAGGCACCCTGATGCAGCTGCCTTCTTTGACACTGCCTCAACTGGAAAAACATTTCCAGGTTTCTTTCCATCTACGTTCAGAGAGTTTGCCAGTGAGGCTGAGTCAATGGGTTCAGAATCTGGTACCTTCACAAATACAAAGGAAACCAGTTCTCATCACTCTGGGGTAGCTGAATTCCCTTCCAGTGGTAAAACTTCAAGTCACAGCAAACAATTTATTAGTAGCACAGCTTACAACAGAGAAGGCTCTACATTTGAAAGCAAGAGTTATAAAATGGCAGATGAGGCCGGAAGTGAAGCTGATCATGAAGGAACACATTCCACCAAGAGAGGCCATGCTAAATCTCGCTCTTCCAGAGGTATCCACACTTCTCCTTTGGGGAAGCCTTTCCTGTCCCCTTAG
- the FGA gene encoding fibrinogen alpha chain isoform X1: MFSMRIVCLVLSVVGTGWTADTGEGDFLAEGGGVRGPRVVERHQSACKDSDWPFCSDEDWNYKCPSGCRMKGLIDEVNQDFTSRINKLKNSLFDYQKNNKDSNSLTTNIMEILRGDIVSSNNRDNTYNRVSEDLRSRIEVLKRKVIEKVQHIQLLQQNVRAQLVDMKRLEVDVDIKIRSCRGSCSRALAREVDLKDYEDQQKQLEQVIAKDLLPSRDRQHLPLIKMNPVPDLFPPNFKSQLQKVPPEWKALTDMQQMRMELERPGGNEVTQVGSTSYRTGSETESPRNPSSAGSWNPGSSGPGSTGHQSPGSSGPGSTGTWKPGSSGPGSTGTWNPGSSGTGSTGTWNPGSSGSGSTGTWNPGSSGPGSTGNQNTGSPRPGSTGTWNPGSSGHGSAGHWSSESSVSSSTGHWHSGSGSFRPDSSGSGNTRPTNPDWGTFEEVPGNVSPGTNREHRTEKLVTSKGDKELVVGKEKVTSGSTTTTRRSCSKTVTKTVIGPDGHKEVTKEVVTSEDGSDCPEAIDLGIGTLDEFRHRHPDAAAFFDTASTGKTFPGFFPSTFREFASEAESMGSESGTFTNTKETSSHHSGVAEFPSSGKTSSHSKQFISSTAYNREGSTFESKSYKMADEAGSEADHEGTHSTKRGHAKSRSSRGIHTSPLGKPFLSP; encoded by the exons ACTGCAGATACTGGTGAAGGTGACTTTCTAGCTGAAGGAGGAGGCGTGCGTGGCCCAAGGGTTGTGGAAAGGCATCAATCTGCCTGCAAAGATTCAGACTGGCCCTTCTGCTCTGATGAAGACTGG AACTACAAATGCCCTTCTGGCTGCAGGATGAAAGGGTTGATTGATGAAGTCAATCAAGATTTTACAAGCAGAATAAATAAGCTCAAAAACTCGCTATTTGACTATCAGAAGAACAATAAGGATTCTAACTCATTGACCACTAATATAATGGAAATTTTGAGAGGCGATATTGTCTCATCCAATA acCGTGATAATACCTATAACCGAGTGTCTGAAGATCTGAGAAGCAGAATTGAAGTCCTGAAGCGCAAAGTCATAGAAAAAGTACAGCATATCCAACTTCTGCAGCAAAATGTTAGGGCCCAGTTGGTTGATATGAAAAGACTGGAG GTGGACGTTGACATTAAGATCCGATCTTGTCGAGGGTCATGCAGTAGGGCTTTAGCTCGTGAAGTAGATCTGAAGGACTATGAAGATCAGCAGAAGCAACTTGAACAGGTCATTGCCAAAGACTTACTTCCCTCTAGAGATAGGCAACACTTACCACTGATAAAAATGAACCCAGTTCCGGACTTGTTTCCCCCAAATTTCAAGAGCCAGCTTCAGAAGGTACCCCCAGAGTGGAAGGCATTAACAGACATGCAGCAGATGAGAATGGAGTTAGAGAGACCTGGTGGAAATGAGGTTACCCAAGTAGGCTCCACCTCTTATAGAACAGGATCAGAGACAGAAAGCCCCAGGAACCCTAGCAGTGCTGGAAGCTGGAACCCTGGGAGCTCTGGACCTGGAAGTACTGGACACCAAAGCCCTGGGAGCTCTGGACCAGGAAGTACTGGAACCTGGAAACCTGGGAGCTCTGGACCTGGAAGTACTGGAAC CTGGAACCCTGGGAGCTCTGGAACTGGAAGTACTGGAACCTGGAACCCTGGGAGCTCTGGATCTGGAAGTACTGGAACCTGGAACCCTGGGAGCTCTGGACCTGGAAGTACTGGAAACCAAAACACTGGGAGCCCTAGACCTGGTAGTACCGGAACCTGGAATCCTGGCAGCTCTGGACATGGAAGTGCTGGGCACTGGAGTTCTGAGAGTTCTGTATCTAGTAGTACTGGACATTGGCACTCTGGATCTGGAAGTTTTAGGCCAGATAGCTCAGGCTCTGGGAACACCAGGCCTACCAACCCAGACTGGGGCACGTTTGAAGAGGTGCCAGGAAATGTAAGTCCAGGGACAAACAGAGAGCACCGCACAGAAAAACTGGTCACTTCTAAAGGAGACAAAGAGCTCGTGGTTGGCAAAGAGAAGGTCACCTCTGGTAGCACAACCACCACACGTCGTTCATGCTCTAAAACCGTTACTAAGACTGTTATTGGTCCTGATGGTCACAAAGAAGTTACCAAAGAAGTAGTGACCTCCGAAGATGGTTCTGACTGTCCCGAGGCGATAGATTTAGGCATAGGTACTCTGGATGAGTTCCGCCATAGGCACCCTGATGCAGCTGCCTTCTTTGACACTGCCTCAACTGGAAAAACATTTCCAGGTTTCTTTCCATCTACGTTCAGAGAGTTTGCCAGTGAGGCTGAGTCAATGGGTTCAGAATCTGGTACCTTCACAAATACAAAGGAAACCAGTTCTCATCACTCTGGGGTAGCTGAATTCCCTTCCAGTGGTAAAACTTCAAGTCACAGCAAACAATTTATTAGTAGCACAGCTTACAACAGAGAAGGCTCTACATTTGAAAGCAAGAGTTATAAAATGGCAGATGAGGCCGGAAGTGAAGCTGATCATGAAGGAACACATTCCACCAAGAGAGGCCATGCTAAATCTCGCTCTTCCAGAGGTATCCACACTTCTCCTTTGGGGAAGCCTTTCCTGTCCCCTTAG
- the FGA gene encoding fibrinogen alpha chain isoform X3, translating into MFSMRIVCLVLSVVGTGWTADTGEGDFLAEGGGVRGPRVVERHQSACKDSDWPFCSDEDWNYKCPSGCRMKGLIDEVNQDFTSRINKLKNSLFDYQKNNKDSNSLTTNIMEILRGDIVSSNNRDNTYNRVSEDLRSRIEVLKRKVIEKVQHIQLLQQNVRAQLVDMKRLEVDVDIKIRSCRGSCSRALAREVDLKDYEDQQKQLEQVIAKDLLPSRDRQHLPLIKMNPVPDLFPPNFKSQLQKVPPEWKALTDMQQMRMELERPGGNEVTQVGSTSYRTGSETESPRNPSSAGSWNPGSSGPGSTGHQSPGSSGPGSTGTWKPGSSGPGSTGTWNPGSSGSGSTGTWNPGSSGTGSTGTWNPGSSGSGSTGTWNPGSSGPGSTGNQNTGSPRPGSTGTWNPGSSGHGSAGHWSSESSVSSSTGHWHSGSGSFRPDSSGSGNTRPTNPDWGTFEEVPGNVSPGTNREHRTEKLVTSKGDKELVVGKEKVTSGSTTTTRRSCSKTVTKTVIGPDGHKEVTKEVVTSEDGSDCPEAIDLGIGTLDEFRHRHPDAAAFFDTASTGKTFPGFFPSTFREFASEAESMGSESGTFTNTKETSSHHSGVAEFPSSGKTSSHSKQFISSTAYNREGSTFESKSYKMADEAGSEADHEGTHSTKRGHAKSRSSRDCDDVLQTHPSGTQSGIFNIKLPGSSKIFSVYCDQETSLGGWLLIQQRMDGSLNFNRTWQDYKRGFGSLNDEGEGEFWLGNDYLHLLTQRGSVLRVELEDWAGNEAYAEYYFRVGSEAEGYALQVSSYEGTAGDALIEGSVEEGTEYTSHNSMQFSTFDRDADQWEENCAEVYGGGWWYNNCQAANLNGIYYLGGSYDPRNNSPYEIENGVVWVSFRGADYSLRAVRMKIRPLLTQ; encoded by the exons ACTGCAGATACTGGTGAAGGTGACTTTCTAGCTGAAGGAGGAGGCGTGCGTGGCCCAAGGGTTGTGGAAAGGCATCAATCTGCCTGCAAAGATTCAGACTGGCCCTTCTGCTCTGATGAAGACTGG AACTACAAATGCCCTTCTGGCTGCAGGATGAAAGGGTTGATTGATGAAGTCAATCAAGATTTTACAAGCAGAATAAATAAGCTCAAAAACTCGCTATTTGACTATCAGAAGAACAATAAGGATTCTAACTCATTGACCACTAATATAATGGAAATTTTGAGAGGCGATATTGTCTCATCCAATA acCGTGATAATACCTATAACCGAGTGTCTGAAGATCTGAGAAGCAGAATTGAAGTCCTGAAGCGCAAAGTCATAGAAAAAGTACAGCATATCCAACTTCTGCAGCAAAATGTTAGGGCCCAGTTGGTTGATATGAAAAGACTGGAG GTGGACGTTGACATTAAGATCCGATCTTGTCGAGGGTCATGCAGTAGGGCTTTAGCTCGTGAAGTAGATCTGAAGGACTATGAAGATCAGCAGAAGCAACTTGAACAGGTCATTGCCAAAGACTTACTTCCCTCTAGAGATAGGCAACACTTACCACTGATAAAAATGAACCCAGTTCCGGACTTGTTTCCCCCAAATTTCAAGAGCCAGCTTCAGAAGGTACCCCCAGAGTGGAAGGCATTAACAGACATGCAGCAGATGAGAATGGAGTTAGAGAGACCTGGTGGAAATGAGGTTACCCAAGTAGGCTCCACCTCTTATAGAACAGGATCAGAGACAGAAAGCCCCAGGAACCCTAGCAGTGCTGGAAGCTGGAACCCTGGGAGCTCTGGACCTGGAAGTACTGGACACCAAAGCCCTGGGAGCTCTGGACCAGGAAGTACTGGAACCTGGAAACCTGGGAGCTCTGGACCTGGAAGTACTGGAACCTGGAACCCTGGGAGCTCTGGATCTGGAAGTACTGGAACCTGGAACCCTGGGAGCTCTGGAACTGGAAGTACTGGAACCTGGAACCCTGGGAGCTCTGGATCTGGAAGTACTGGAACCTGGAACCCTGGGAGCTCTGGACCTGGAAGTACTGGAAACCAAAACACTGGGAGCCCTAGACCTGGTAGTACCGGAACCTGGAATCCTGGCAGCTCTGGACATGGAAGTGCTGGGCACTGGAGTTCTGAGAGTTCTGTATCTAGTAGTACTGGACATTGGCACTCTGGATCTGGAAGTTTTAGGCCAGATAGCTCAGGCTCTGGGAACACCAGGCCTACCAACCCAGACTGGGGCACGTTTGAAGAGGTGCCAGGAAATGTAAGTCCAGGGACAAACAGAGAGCACCGCACAGAAAAACTGGTCACTTCTAAAGGAGACAAAGAGCTCGTGGTTGGCAAAGAGAAGGTCACCTCTGGTAGCACAACCACCACACGTCGTTCATGCTCTAAAACCGTTACTAAGACTGTTATTGGTCCTGATGGTCACAAAGAAGTTACCAAAGAAGTAGTGACCTCCGAAGATGGTTCTGACTGTCCCGAGGCGATAGATTTAGGCATAGGTACTCTGGATGAGTTCCGCCATAGGCACCCTGATGCAGCTGCCTTCTTTGACACTGCCTCAACTGGAAAAACATTTCCAGGTTTCTTTCCATCTACGTTCAGAGAGTTTGCCAGTGAGGCTGAGTCAATGGGTTCAGAATCTGGTACCTTCACAAATACAAAGGAAACCAGTTCTCATCACTCTGGGGTAGCTGAATTCCCTTCCAGTGGTAAAACTTCAAGTCACAGCAAACAATTTATTAGTAGCACAGCTTACAACAGAGAAGGCTCTACATTTGAAAGCAAGAGTTATAAAATGGCAGATGAGGCCGGAAGTGAAGCTGATCATGAAGGAACACATTCCACCAAGAGAGGCCATGCTAAATCTCGCTCTTCCAGAG actgtgATGATGTCCTCCAAACACATCCTTCAGGTACCCAAAGTGGCATTTTCAATATCAAGCTACCCGGATCCAGTAagattttttctgtttattgcgATCAAGAGACCAGTTTGGGAGGATGGCTTTTGATCCAGCAAAGAATGGATGGATCACTGAATTTTAACCGGACCTGGCAAGACTACAAGAGAGGTTTCGGCAGCCTGAATGACGAGGGGGAAGGAGAATTCTGGCTAGGCAATGACTACCTCCACTTACTAACCCAGAGGGGCTCTGTTCTTAGGGTTGAATTAGAGGACTGGGCTGGGAACGAAGCTTATGCAGAATATTACTTCCGGGTAGGCTCTGAGGCCGAAGGCTATGCCCTCCAGGTCTCCTCCTATGAAGGCACTGCAGGCGATGCTCTGATTGAAGGTTCCGTAGAGGAAGGGACAGAGTACACCTCTCACAACAGCATGCAGTTCAGCACCTTTGACAGGGATGCAGACCAGTGGGAAGAGAACTGTGCAGAAGTCTATGGGGGAGGCTGGTGGTATAACAACTGCCAAGCAGCCAATCTCAATGGCATCTACTACCTTGGGGGCTCCTATGACCCGAGGAATAACAGTCCTTATGAGATTGAGAACGGAGTGGTCTGGGTTTCCTTTAGAGGGGCAGATTATTCCCTCAGGGCTGTTCGCATGAAAATTAGGCCCCTTTTGACCCAATAG